Proteins from a genomic interval of Gemmatimonadaceae bacterium:
- the tsf gene encoding translation elongation factor Ts, which translates to MAITAKDVAALRERTGAGMMDCKKALEETGGNVDKAVELLRTSGAAKAEKRAGRQVKEGMIANYIHHNGKIAVLVELNCETDFVARTDDFQQLGKWIAEHVAAAAPLAVDKDQVPAEKVESERRIFIEQVKAEGKPEHMIDKIVEGKVQAFYKDVALMHQAWVREPKKTIGDLVKETSAKTGENVQVRRFVRYQLGEA; encoded by the coding sequence ATGGCTATCACGGCAAAGGACGTCGCCGCCCTGCGTGAGCGCACGGGCGCCGGCATGATGGATTGCAAGAAGGCGCTGGAAGAGACGGGCGGAAACGTCGACAAGGCCGTCGAGCTACTCCGCACCTCTGGAGCGGCGAAGGCCGAAAAGCGCGCCGGTCGGCAGGTCAAAGAAGGCATGATCGCCAACTACATCCACCACAACGGCAAGATCGCCGTACTCGTCGAGCTGAATTGCGAGACCGATTTCGTCGCGCGCACGGACGATTTCCAACAGCTCGGCAAGTGGATCGCGGAGCACGTGGCCGCGGCGGCGCCGCTCGCCGTCGACAAGGATCAGGTGCCGGCCGAGAAGGTCGAGTCGGAGCGCCGCATCTTCATCGAGCAGGTGAAGGCCGAAGGCAAGCCGGAGCACATGATCGACAAGATCGTCGAGGGCAAGGTGCAGGCGTTCTACAAGGACGTCGCGCTCATGCATCAGGCGTGGGTGCGCGAGCCCAAGAAGACGATCGGCGATCTCGTGAAGGAGACGTCCGCGAAGACCGGCGAGAACGTGCAGGTTCGGCGGTTTGTGCGGTATCAGTTGGGCGAGGCCTAG
- the pyrH gene encoding UMP kinase, whose translation MTSLKYPRVLLKLSGEALAGDKGFGYDFDTVNRLADEVVSVKETGALLGMVIGGGNIVRGSLLSKTGMDRVAADYMGMLGTVINAMAVQDVLERKGIDTRVMTAIRMEEIAEPYIRRRAIRHLEKGRVTIFAAGTGNPYFSTDTAAVLRAIQIKANVIIKATSVEGVYSADPKREPNAKLYDEISFRDVIMEELKVIDQTAITLCRENALPLIVLNIHRPGAIVAAIRGERVGTLVR comes from the coding sequence ATGACCTCTCTCAAATACCCGCGCGTTCTGCTGAAGCTGTCCGGCGAAGCACTTGCCGGCGACAAAGGCTTCGGATACGACTTCGACACGGTGAATCGACTCGCCGACGAAGTCGTTTCTGTTAAGGAGACCGGCGCGCTGCTCGGCATGGTGATCGGCGGCGGCAACATCGTGCGCGGGTCGCTCCTCTCCAAGACCGGCATGGACCGCGTCGCCGCCGACTACATGGGCATGCTCGGCACGGTCATCAATGCGATGGCCGTTCAGGACGTGCTCGAGCGAAAAGGCATCGACACGCGCGTGATGACGGCCATTCGCATGGAAGAGATTGCGGAGCCATACATCCGTCGCCGAGCGATCCGTCATCTCGAGAAGGGGCGCGTGACCATCTTTGCCGCCGGCACCGGCAATCCGTACTTCTCGACGGACACCGCCGCGGTATTGCGCGCCATTCAGATCAAGGCGAACGTGATCATCAAGGCGACCAGCGTCGAGGGCGTCTACTCGGCCGATCCCAAGCGCGAACCGAACGCCAAGTTGTACGACGAGATCAGCTTTCGCGACGTGATCATGGAGGAGCTCAAGGTGATCGATCAGACCGCGATCACGCTCTGCCGCGAGAACGCGCTGCCGCTGATCGTTCTCAACATCCACCGTCCTGGCGCCATCGTCGCGGCGATTCGCGGCGAGCGCGTCGGCACCCTCGTTCGATGA
- the frr gene encoding ribosome recycling factor: MSSIQQILKDARTAMDKDIAHVKHEFSSVRSGKASPNMLDTVRVEAYGQLMQLNQVATVNAPEPRVLIVTPFDKGQIKVIEKAIREAGLGLEPSAQGAIIRVPLPQMNEQRRKDLVKVVHKYAEDGRVAIRHARTQGREGLKKLSGVSEDDVKHAEKELQKVHDDFIHKIDELIKAKEAEIMEV, translated from the coding sequence ATGAGCTCAATTCAACAAATTCTCAAGGATGCCCGCACGGCGATGGACAAGGACATCGCCCACGTCAAGCACGAGTTCTCGTCCGTGCGCTCGGGCAAGGCGTCGCCCAACATGCTCGACACCGTGCGTGTCGAGGCGTACGGCCAGCTCATGCAGCTCAATCAGGTGGCGACCGTCAACGCGCCCGAACCGCGCGTGCTCATCGTGACGCCCTTCGACAAAGGCCAGATCAAGGTGATCGAGAAGGCCATTCGCGAGGCGGGGCTCGGTCTCGAGCCGTCGGCGCAGGGCGCGATCATTCGCGTGCCGCTGCCGCAGATGAACGAGCAGCGCCGCAAGGACCTGGTGAAAGTCGTGCACAAGTACGCCGAAGACGGCCGAGTCGCGATCCGTCACGCGCGCACGCAGGGACGCGAAGGCCTCAAGAAACTGAGCGGCGTCTCCGAAGACGACGTCAAGCACGCCGAGAAGGAGCTGCAGAAAGTCCACGACGACTTCATTCACAAAATCGACGAGCTGATCAAGGCGAAAGAAGCCGAGATTATGGAAGTTTAA